From the genome of Vibrio orientalis CIP 102891 = ATCC 33934:
AGCATTGCGCCAATCATAGACAAGCCTGTCCAGATAACAGCAATACGACGGGCCGTCGTCAGATCGCGGTTTGAACGTGATGCTTTAAAACGCGCTAGGATATGTGGCTGACCAAAGTAACCTAGACCCCATGCAACCAATGAAATGATTGCAATCGCGCTCAAAGGCTCACCTTTTGAGTCATTCCATAAAGTCAAAAGTTGAGGGTTGATAGCCGACAGATCATTGCTTAGTTGGCCCAAACCGCCTTCCATTGCCGTGATAGGGACAATCAGGAGCGCCGCCGCCATCAGTAGACCTTGAACCAAATCAGTCCAAGATACCGCAAGGAAACCGCCAAACAATGTATAAGAAACTACACAAACAGTGCCAATAATGACCGCTGTGGTGTAATCAAGACCAAAGACTGTTTCAAATAGTTTTCCGCCTGCAACCAGGCCTGAGCTGGTGTAGAAAAGGAAGAATAAAAGAATGAAGAATGCAGAAATTACCTGAATCATCTTTGATTTGTCGTTAAAACGACGAGATAAGAACTCCGGTAAAGTTAGCGCGTCCGTTGTAATGCTGTACGTACGTAGACGTTTCGCTGTGATTAACCAGTTCAACCAAGTACCGACTAGTAAGCCACCCGCAAGCCAGAAAGCTTCAATACCCGCTGCATAAGCATAGCCAGGCAAGCCCAATAACAACCAACCACTCATATCCGATGCACCTGCAGAAAGCGCTGCTGGCCAAGGGCCTAACGAACGACCACCTAAGAAATAGTCACTTGAGCTTTTCGTTCGTTGATAAGCAATAACGCCAATTGCAAGCATCAGGATCAGATACGCAATAAACGTGGTTGTAATAGCAAAGCTATTTTCCATTTGATTTGTCCTCTTTTAAAAGATCGCCTTCCCTGAATGCCCTCTCTCGAGGGCAAGTCATTGAAGATTAGTGATTTTCAGCGCCAAGTTCTAACAAGGTCGCGTTACCACCCACTGCTGTTATATTTATAGTTCTAGTACGCTCGGTAATGAACCGAAGCACTAAATGTGGATCATGAGCGACAGGTATGCTCACAAGATCCGTTTCAGACGTTAAGTTAACAATCGCGCCTGAACGTTTTGCCAATTGTCGGTTGATACTCCTTTCAACCTCAGGGTTACCTACATACCCCACACTGCGTACATCTGAATCAAGAAGCTGATGGTAAGCATCTAGAGCTGCAAACTGTACTAAGTTGGTAGGAAGTGAAGACTGCAGGTACGCAGACTCCAAGGCTTGGCTAAGCTCTGTGTCATCACTGCACAAGATAACGCTATTACCTGAGATAAGCGCAGCCGTGAGCTGGGCCATAACAGCGTATGTAGCTTGTTCCTGAGAGCTGTCTTGAATCACTAGAGCAACACCACGTCCTGCGGTGTATAGTTCGTTAGTCTCCCCAGTTGGACCGATCAATTGATGCGTTTCAGCTAAAAGCGCTGACGCTTGCTCAATATGATAAGAAACAACGGACGCTAACTCAGGCTCTACTTGTTGTAAGGCCTGTTTAAAAGCGAGCAAACACTCACTCTTAGAATCAAAATTGGTTAGATTCCAGTTTTCCCACGCTGAGAAAGCATCAGAAAAACGTGTTACTTGATGAACCATACTATTTCTCCTTGCCCACTAATTAAGAAAACTGCATTTGAGTAAAACGGTATAAATAATGAGGACCACCTGCTTTTGGTCCCGTTCCAGAAAGTCCCTGTCCACCAAACGGTTGAACACCGACCACCGCACCAACTTGGTCTCGGTTGATATAGCAGTTACCTACTCGAGCGTGCTTTTCAATCCAGCGATAAGTGGTTTCATTGCGGCTATGAATGCCCATTGTTAGACCAAAGCCCGTGTTGTTTATCTGCTCAACGATTTGCGTCAGCTCACTAGCTTTGAATCGAACGATATGGAGAATAGGACCAAACTGCTCTTCTTTAAGGCATGAAATATCACGGATTTCAAACGCTGTTGGTGCAACAAAATCGCCATTGTCATGCTCTTCTGTCAGTGTCAACTGAGCCACTTTTTTCTCGCTGCTTGTCATCGATTCAATATGCGCCAACAGTTTCGCTTTTGCCGTTGCATCGATTACTGGCCCAACATCCGTCGAATGCAGATAAGGCTTGCCAACACTCAGTTCCTGCATCGCCCCTTGAATCAAAGTGACAATGCGATCTGCGATATCTTCTTGCACATACAACACGCGGAGTGCACTACAACGCTGGCCTGCAGATGCAAATGCAGAGCGAATGACGTCACGAACTACCTGCTCTGGCAACGCGGTACTATCAACGATCATCGCGTTCTGACCACCGGTTTCAGCAATAAACGGTACTGGCGCTGCATCACGCTCAGCTAAGGTTTGATTGATTCGCTGCGCTGTCGCTGTTGAACCCGTAAACGCTACGCCAGCAATTGCCGAATGGGATGTCAATGCAGAACCAATTTCTGCGCCGCGCCCGGTAAGTAGCTGGATGCTACCTGCAGGGAAACCTGCGTCTAACATCAATTCTACGGCGCGAGCCGCAATCAGCGTCGTTTGCTCAGCAGGTTTTGCCACAACAGTATTACCTGCAACAAGCGCTGCTGAGACTTGACCTAAGAAAATCGCCAGCGGGAAGTTCCATGGGCTAATACACACAAACACACCACGCCCTTGACGTGACACATTGCGTTGCTGTCCATCAAAGCCAGTGACTGGCAATGAACCAAGTGCATCCACTTGTTTTGCGTAGTAACGACAGAAGTCGACCGCTTCACGCACTTCATCAATGCTGTCATGAATCGTCTTACCCGCTTCTTGGTGACACAGCGCAACAAGCTCAGCTAAGTGTTCTTCAAGAAGATCCGCTAGCACGTCTAGTTTTTCAGCGCGAGTCTGTGATGGTGTATTGCTCCAATCGGCGAAAGCAGCCTCTGCACCGTCAATCGCTTCGGAAACATGATCAAGGGTAGAAAAAGCCACCTGGCCAACATTAATACGGCGATCATAAGGTGCCGTTACTGGCTCTACATTCAAGTTTGCCTTGATCATGCTTTCGGCGTGGAACTGACCATTGATGATAGGACCTGCAGTCCATTGTTTATCAAGGAAGCTCTCTACTTCATGTTCAAATGGCTTTGCTTCACTTTCGATGTCAACGTTGACGCCAACCGAATTTTTACGCTCAGGGAAAACCGCTGGAGGTAATGGAATCTGAGCATTATTTAGCGTATCGAATGCATTTAGCATATCGACTGGGTGCTCAGTTAGGGTATCTACCGGGCAACGAGCATCGACCAAACGGTGGACAAACGAGCTGTTTGCACCGTTTTCCAAAAGGCGACGAACAAGGTATGGCAACAGATCTTTATGGCTACCAACTGGCGCATAAATACGTACAGATTGCTGGTATGCTTCCATTGCATGGTTATAAAGTGAATCCCCCATGCCGTGTAGGCGTTGGAACTCAAATTCTTTGTGAGCCGCCATCACAGCGATCGACGTCACTGTCTGGGCATTATGACTCGCAAACTGCGGGAAGATATTTCCGCGCACATTTTCACTCAGTAGGAAACGAGCACAGGCTAGATAAGCAACATCGGTTGCTTCTTTGCGAGTATAAACTGGGTAATCGCTGTAGCCAGCTTGTTGTGACCACTTAATTTCACTATCCCAGTACGCACCTTTTACCAGACGCAGCGGGATCATATCGCCCTGCTGTTTCGCCAAGCCATTCAGCCAAACCAAAACAGGCAAGGCGCGCTTTGAGTACGCTTGGACAACTAAACCAAACTTACCCCAGCCTTGAACAAGCTCGCTACGGTATACCTTCTCAAACAACTTCAAAGATAGCTCTAAGCGATCAACTTCCTCAGCGTCGATCGTAATCGCGACATCCAGCTCTACCGCTCGGCGCAGTAACTGCTGCAATGTATCGTATAGCTCAGTCAGTACACGTTGCTCATTCGCCACTTCATAGCGAGGGTGAAGAGCAGATAGCTTAATAGAAACCGATGGGGCTGGACTCTTGTCTTGTGCATAATCATCCCGACCGACAGCTTCAATGGCCATCAAGTAATCTTTGAAGTACTTGTTCGCGTCTGCTGTGGTTAGAGCCGCTTCACCCAGCATATCGTATGAGTATGTGAAGCCTTTATCACGCATTGCGCGACCGTTCTTTTGCGCTTCAGCAATGCTACGGCCCAAGACAAATTGGTGACCCATCACCTTCATTGCTTGGTGCATCGCTTTACGAATCACTGGCTCAGACATCTTGTTAACTAAGCGATTTACTGCACTGGCTGGGCTTTGAGATTCGTTTTCAGACAAACCCACCACTTTACCTGTCAGCATCAGTCCCCAAGTCGAGGCGTTAACAAACACAGAGTCAGAGTTTTTCAGGTGTGACTTCCAATCGGCAACCGTCAGTTTGTCACGGATAAGCGCATCTGCGGTTGCAGAGTCTGGAATTCGCATTAACGCTTCTGCCAGACACATTAGCAAAATACCTTCTTGGGTATCCAAGCTGTATTCCAATAGCAAGGCATCAATCATTTGGATTGATTTTTTGTCCGCTCGAATGACTTCGATTAAGCGAGTGGTTTTATCCGCAATCTGAACTTTTTCGTCTTCGGTCGGTACGGCTAGTGGCAGAAGTTGTTCAAGCCATTGTGATTCGTCCACCATATAAAGTGGCGAGATCAACGACCAGAGTTCATTAAGCGGTTGCTCAACAAACTCAGCGTTTAACACATCAGT
Proteins encoded in this window:
- the putP gene encoding sodium/proline symporter PutP, whose product is MENSFAITTTFIAYLILMLAIGVIAYQRTKSSSDYFLGGRSLGPWPAALSAGASDMSGWLLLGLPGYAYAAGIEAFWLAGGLLVGTWLNWLITAKRLRTYSITTDALTLPEFLSRRFNDKSKMIQVISAFFILLFFLFYTSSGLVAGGKLFETVFGLDYTTAVIIGTVCVVSYTLFGGFLAVSWTDLVQGLLMAAALLIVPITAMEGGLGQLSNDLSAINPQLLTLWNDSKGEPLSAIAIISLVAWGLGYFGQPHILARFKASRSNRDLTTARRIAVIWTGLSMIGAMLVGLVGLIYVNNSGISVDDGEKIFMLLVNSLFHPVVAGILLAAILAAVMSTADSQLLVSSSALAEDFYKQVFKKDASSEEIVMVGRIAVVGISIVALILAMTPDSSVLGLVSYAWAGFGAAFGPALILSLYWERMNRNGALVGILVGGITIVVWKQLSGGWFDVYEIVPGIILSTLSIVVVSMVTGEPEASVKSQHATFKKQLTELD
- the putA gene encoding bifunctional proline dehydrogenase/L-glutamate gamma-semialdehyde dehydrogenase PutA, encoding MFTATDVLNAEFVEQPLNELWSLISPLYMVDESQWLEQLLPLAVPTEDEKVQIADKTTRLIEVIRADKKSIQMIDALLLEYSLDTQEGILLMCLAEALMRIPDSATADALIRDKLTVADWKSHLKNSDSVFVNASTWGLMLTGKVVGLSENESQSPASAVNRLVNKMSEPVIRKAMHQAMKVMGHQFVLGRSIAEAQKNGRAMRDKGFTYSYDMLGEAALTTADANKYFKDYLMAIEAVGRDDYAQDKSPAPSVSIKLSALHPRYEVANEQRVLTELYDTLQQLLRRAVELDVAITIDAEEVDRLELSLKLFEKVYRSELVQGWGKFGLVVQAYSKRALPVLVWLNGLAKQQGDMIPLRLVKGAYWDSEIKWSQQAGYSDYPVYTRKEATDVAYLACARFLLSENVRGNIFPQFASHNAQTVTSIAVMAAHKEFEFQRLHGMGDSLYNHAMEAYQQSVRIYAPVGSHKDLLPYLVRRLLENGANSSFVHRLVDARCPVDTLTEHPVDMLNAFDTLNNAQIPLPPAVFPERKNSVGVNVDIESEAKPFEHEVESFLDKQWTAGPIINGQFHAESMIKANLNVEPVTAPYDRRINVGQVAFSTLDHVSEAIDGAEAAFADWSNTPSQTRAEKLDVLADLLEEHLAELVALCHQEAGKTIHDSIDEVREAVDFCRYYAKQVDALGSLPVTGFDGQQRNVSRQGRGVFVCISPWNFPLAIFLGQVSAALVAGNTVVAKPAEQTTLIAARAVELMLDAGFPAGSIQLLTGRGAEIGSALTSHSAIAGVAFTGSTATAQRINQTLAERDAAPVPFIAETGGQNAMIVDSTALPEQVVRDVIRSAFASAGQRCSALRVLYVQEDIADRIVTLIQGAMQELSVGKPYLHSTDVGPVIDATAKAKLLAHIESMTSSEKKVAQLTLTEEHDNGDFVAPTAFEIRDISCLKEEQFGPILHIVRFKASELTQIVEQINNTGFGLTMGIHSRNETTYRWIEKHARVGNCYINRDQVGAVVGVQPFGGQGLSGTGPKAGGPHYLYRFTQMQFS